ATATAGACAGAATTAAAAGAAGTAGAAAcaacaatgttgttgaagctgacaccctgggatccttcaagaagctgcttgatgagattctgggatcaataagctactaacaaccaaacgagcaagatgggctgaatggggcctcctctcgtttggaaactttcttatgttcttaatgtgaTGTGATGATAACTGCGCTGTGCTCCCGCAGTCAGCTGATCACTTCAATGGACAGGGAGGCAGCCTggcagggggaggaggagggtaCAGCAGCTTCACCCAGCAGCCAGCCAGCGGGGTAAGAGAACTCACTGCCTGCACCAGATAGAGgggcgtgcgtgcgcgtgtgtcagtgtgtgtgtgtgtgtgtgtgtgtgtggattatataatatgtttatatttatatttaattaaacttACCAATGAATAATTGAACTCATCTAGACCACAGacactgtgttttttaaatagatgACCTCACACTCTCCTTTTtcttgctctctctctgtctatctcgtttgttcgtttctttctttctctgtctatctctgtttgtttttctctctttcaatcgttttctttctctctgtctatctgtctttCTCTGTCTATCTTACTtactttctgtttctttttctctctttccttactttctctctcgctctttctctgtctttcttccttctctctctctctctctctctctctctctctctctctctctctctctctctctctctctctctctctctctctctctctctctctctctctctctctctctctccccagccTGGTCGTTGCGATGCCGGGGTACCCCAGTTCTCCCCTCCCAGGGAACCCCACTCCGCCCATGACCCCAGGAAGCAATATGGCTCCCTACATGTCCCCCGGACAGGATGTGAAGTCGCCCTTCCTGCCCGACCTCAAGCCCAACATCAACGCGCTGCCGCCTCCGGCGCCCCCTTCAGGTGAGACGCGGGACTGCGGGCAGGATTCACTTTCTACTGTCGAACCCAGGGCAGAAACCAGCCTGCCGcctccactggctcccagtgTGAAACTGGGGCGGTTTGCCAGACCTGGGTTCAAGCTAATTCATTTGAGTGAAGAAGAGACAGCTGCTGGGGTTTGTGTGGGTCTCTGATCTCCACACAGTCTGAAGGGATGCAGCGATCATCTCAAACctaagcagctgtttcttaattCACTCTGAACGGGGAATCAGCCCGATCAACACCAGAGACCCTgcccacacacatgcacgcacgcacacacacacactgttggtGGTTTTGCACACACACTTAAGTACAGAGTAATCATCCTGGTCCTAATTAttctaatttgtttatttttagcactTTCCTCTCTAAACATTTGTGcatgaactctatggagttcggggggggggagggggcgacCCCGACCCCAAGATgcctgcattataaaatagatacccAGATAGGAACCTGAAGCTGgtccagttacacacacacacagcgaccgGAGGGgagaatgtaaaaaaacaaaacattataataataatttgtcgtccccccccccccccccaggtaacCCTAGCGATGACCTGCGGTTGACCTTCCCCGTGCGGGATGGCGTGGTGCTCGAGCCCTTTCGATTGGAGCACAACCTGGCCGTGAGCAACCACGTGTTCCAGCTCCGAGACTCCGTGTACAAAACACTCATGCTGAGGTGAGGAGCCGAGAGGAACCCCTGCATCACTGTACCCCTGAACCAGTGAACCGCTGTACTCCTTGAACCCCTGAACCAGTGAACCCCTGAACCCCTTGAACCGGTGAACCCCTGAACCAGTGTACCCCTTGAACCAGTGAACCCCTAAACCAGTGAACCCCGGAACTAGTGAACCCCTGAACCCCTGAACCAGGCTTTCAGGGAATTCATTgtcaaacgtttccactagaagtctttctcagcgtcttcagtgtaaattcaatggcaaacgtttccactagaagtctttctcagcgtcttcagtgtaaattcaatggcaaacgtttccactagaagtctttctcagcgtcttcagtgtaaattcaatggcaaacgtttccactagaagtctttctcagtgtctccaGTGTAGATTCAatagcaaacgtttccactagaagtctttctcagcgtcttctaGTTTTCGAAACGCTTGTCAGAGAATGATCTGAGTTCCAGTTTCGTGTtcattgtctctctctctctctttcgccCTCTGCAGGCCAGATCTGGAGCTGCAGTTCAAGTGCTATCACCACGAGGACCGGCAGATGAACACGAACTGGCCGTCATCGGTGCAGGTGAGCGTGAACGCCACGCCCCTGTCCATCGAGCGCGGAGACAACAAGACCTCCCACAAGCCGCTGTACCTGAAGCAGGTGTGCCAGCCGGGCCGGAACACCATCCAGATCACCGTCACCGCCTGCTGCTGTGTGAGTCCAGCTCTGCTGATCAAGCAGCCACTGTTACTGAACTGCTGGAGTGCTGGGgtactgactctctctctctctctctctctctctctctcctctcctctcctctcctctcctctcctctcctctcctctcctctcgcaGTCTCACCTCTTCGTGCTGCAGCTGGTTCACAGGCCCTCCGTCCGCTCGGTGCTGCAGGGGTTAATGAAGAAACGTCTGCTGCCTGCCGAGCACTGCATCACCAAGAGTAAGAGACACACTGCAcgcactgcacacactgcatcaccaagagtaagagacacactgcacacactgcatcaccaaGAGTAAGACACACTGCAcgcactgcacacactgcatcaccaagagtaagagacacactgcacgcactgcacacactgcatcaccaagagtaagagacacactgcacgcactgcacacactgcatcaccaagagtaagagacacactgcacgcactgcacacactgcatcaccaagagtaagagacacactgcacacactgcatcaccaagagtaagagacacactgcacacactgcatcaccaagagtaagagacacactgcacacactgcatcaccaaGAGTAAGAGACACACTGCACGCACTGCATCACCAAGAGTAAGAGACACACTGCATCACCAAGAGTAAGAGACACACTGCACGCACTGCACACACCATCACCAAGAGTAAGAGATTGCATtactatacatatacacacacacacacacacacacacactgactagCCTGTGTCACTGAGAAGCTAacctctcccccacccccccagtcAAGCGGAACTTCAGTAACGGGACGATCCCGGGGACGCCCGGTCTCAATGGGGAGGACGGGGTGGAGCAGACGGCCATCAAGGTGTCTCTGAAGTGTCCCATCACCTTCCGCAGAATCCAGCTGCCAGCCCGGGGACATGACTGCCGGCacatacaggtgagagagacggGGCTCCGATTGCTCTGCAGCGTCGCCCGTTCCTCCAGGCTTTATtagaagcttgattagccacagtgtgtgtatgaggaacaagctcaggtgtgtgtttgtgtgtgtgctgtgagctgtgtgATAATaacctgcctgtctctctctctactctcctctctcctctctctcccctctctcatctcccctctgctcctctctctctctctctctctctctctctcctctcctctcgctctctctcctctcgcagTGTTTTGATCTGGAGTCCTACCTGCAGCTGAACTGTGAGAGAGGAACGTGGCGTTGTCCTGTGTGCAAGTAAGCAAAACCTTTTATATActggttttattaaaataataaataactaaataaataaactgtagtTTTCAACGAGAATATATTTCATCCAGTGCCTTCATCACCAGACAGAAATCGGGCAAGCTTCATATTTTAAACAGtgcagtttacagtcagtgcaaataataataacactactagaatacaatatgaactaggatgcagccagttaggatcacagcaagttatatctacagtgacatgttagcagtgcaatagtgcaaggatagcgcatcagctgaggatccagtaacgcggtgctgaggtcaggagagtccagtgcagagcaggaggggcggatcaggaGATCTGGTTTGGGTTAGCGACCCTGCTTACCCTGTCCCAGGGCCCCTCCCACataaactaactttttttttttttttctctcttccagTAAAACGGCTTTATTGGAAGGACTGGAAGTGGACCAGTACATGCTGGGAATCCTTATTTACATCCAGAagtaagaattattattattattattattattattattattattatttatttcttagctgacgcccttatccaggacgacttacaattgttacaagatatcacattatttttacatacaattacccatttatacagttgggtttttttactggagcaatctaggtaaagtaccttgctcaagggtacagcagcagtgtcccccacctgggattgaacccacgaccctccggtcaagagtccagagccctaaccactactccacactgctgccacactgaaTTGCATAGAGCTTCTAAAAACTGCATCACCCTCTGCATGGAATGAACTCTCTGTgcttcatgaagtggaatgaaagctgctgaataatgtgacgtaaACACATTGAATCGCACACCGCTCTGTAgctttccagatacttaacagaAAAACTGACGTGAAGAAATATGTGACCTTTCTAAATCTAAACACGAAATGCCACTGTACTGCTattctggcttccggtagactgtgttttttattttatttgtttgtaatattttgtagtttcttttgattcgCATTGATGTTCAGTGAAAGGTCCCGAGTCCTGTAGGTTTTTGTCCGGAGCGCTGTGCCAGGATGTGGTGGTTTTGCTCGGGAGAGACGTCTTCCCAACCATCTGGCACGTTTAACTTTGtcagggaaagtgtgtttgaaaacaaacagtggagctGCTTCCATGGCTCTCTATGGTGTTGATCAGGGTGATGGCTCTCTATGGTGTTGATCAGGGTGATGGGTCTCTATGGTGTTGATCAGGGTGATGGCTCTCTATGGTGTTGATCAGGGTGATGGCTCTCTATGGTGTTGATCAGGGTGATGGCTCTCTATGGTGTTGATCAGGGTGATGGGTCTCTATGGTGTTGATCAGGGTGATGGCTCTCTATGGTGTTGATCAGGGTGATGGCTCTCTATGGTGTTGATCAGGGTGATGGCTCTCTATGGTGTTGATCAGGTGATGGGTCTCTATGGTGTTGATCAGGGTGATGGGTCTCTATGGTGTTGATCAGGGTGATGGGTCTCTATGGTGTTGATCAGGGTGAGGGCTCTCTATGGTGTTGATCAGGGTGAGGGCTCTCTATGGTGTTGATCAGGGTGAGGGCTCTCTATGGTGTTGATCAGGGTGATGGCTCTCTATGGTATTGATCAGGGTGATGGCTCTCTATGGTGTTGATCAGGGTGATGGCTCTCTATGGTGTTGATCAGGTGATTGACCCCTGCAGTGTTGATCAGGGTGATGGCTCTCTATGGTGTTGATCAGGGTGATGGCTCTCTATGGTGTTGATCAGGGTGAGGGCTCTCTATGGTGTTGATCAGGGTGATGGCTCTCTATGGTGTTGATCAGAGTGATGGCTCTCTATGGTGTTGATCAGAGTGATGGCTCTCTATGGTGTTGATCAGAGTGATGGCTCTCTATGGTGTTGATCAGAGTGATGGCTCTCTATGGTGTTGATCAGGTGATTGACCCCTGCAGTGTTGATCAGGGTGATGGCTCTCTATGGTGTTGATCAGGGTGATGGGTCTCTATGGTGTTGATCAGGTGATGGCTCTCTATGGTGTTGATCAGGGTGAGGGCTCTCTATGGTGTTGATCAGGGTGATGGCTCTCTATGGTGTTGATCAGGGTGATGGCTCTATGGTGTTGATCAGGGTGATGGCTCTATGGTGTTGATCAGGGTGAGGGCTCTCTATGGAGTTGATCAGGGTGAGGGATCTCTGGTTTTGATCAGGGTGAGGGATCTCTGGTGTTGATCAGGGTGATGGATATTTCTTATTGATCAGGGTGATGGGTCTCTATGGTATTGATCAGGGTGATGGATCTCTGTGGTATTGATCAGGGTGATGGATCTCTCATTCATCATGGCGATGGATTCAGTGTTAACGTCTCGTCTCTCTGCAGCTCTGACTTCGAGGAGATCACTATCGACCCGGCCTGCAGCTGGAAGCCGGTTCCGATCAAGCCCGATATCAAGGAGGACCCGGACGGGCCGGCGCCGAAGTGCTGCCGCACCATGAGCCCGAGTCACATGATCCTGCCCAACGTCATGGAGATGATCGCCGCGCTCGGACCCGGATCCTCGCCGTACCCTGGGCTGCCCGCAGGGGGCAGCGGAGCTACACCGGACTACCCTGGCCAGAGTGAGAGGAGGCTTTAATACGCGTTGAGAGGAGCTGCGTTATACAGGGGCTCTTTATATAGTCTCtgtgtgtcttcagtgtaaattcaacggcaaacgtttccactagaagtcgttctcagggtcttcagtgtaaattcaacggcaaacgtttccactagaagtctttctcggtgtCTTCAGTGTagattcaatggcaaacatttccactagaagtctttctcagcgtcttcagtgtaaattcaatggcaaacgtttccactagaagtctttctcagtgtcttcagtgtagattcagtggcaaacgtttccactagaagtctttctcagcgtcttcagtgtagaTTCAGTGGCACGCGTTTCCAGTGGAAGTCTTTCTCGGCCTCAGTGTGTGTATTCAGTTTGTTTCAGTGTTTGAGTGCTCCTCAGTTCTGACTCTCTCTGACTCCCCTCTCGCTCCCTGCAGACTCGGGGTACCCCAGCCAGCCCGGCTTCACCGACTTCCCCCCCGGCGCCCCCCTGCCTCTGGGGGAGTTCGCCCCTGGGCCGCCCCCCCTCTCCTATCAGTCCGACCTGCCCAGTGGCCTGCTGACCACTGAGAAACCTGGGAGCCACACCATGCCTGGACAGGTCAGTACAGGACAGGGCAGTGAGGGAAAGGACAGGACAGTGAGGGACAGGGCAGGACAGTGAGGGATGGACTtgccatttttctttcttttactccctttctttctctctctctttgtttctTTCACTTTATCACAATAGAGGATACTGACGGACAGTGCAGTGTTTGAAATCCAGCCTACAGTATCTTAGGATAAAATCAAATACAGGATGGATTGTATTTCTGCTTCACATTaaatctctcctctcctctcctctcctcagatgTCTCACCCTGGGAGGATGGATCAGTCCCacaatgctttgcagcagcagcagcaccaccaGGGTCTCCAAGGCAACCCTCACCTTGGCAACCAGGCCCCGCCCCTCCACTCCCGTAACCCTTCCCAGAATGCCCGGCTGCAGCAGGTTGCCGGGGGGACGGGCCCCCACGGGCATTCCGAGGGGTCCTTTGGACCAGGGCCTGGAATGGGGGGGGCGGGAGAGGTGCCTGAGCCGTCCCTCGATGTAAGCaactcccccccccaaaaaaaaaacccaaatcatTCAATCAGTCTTACCTTTAATTAGTGCAGAAAGACAGTCTGCTATAACTAATTATATAGGGTTAGTGTGAAGCAGAGAACTGCACTCCTccataggaaagagaactccacactgcagagctgtatagaggactataggaaagagaactccacactgcagagctgtatagaggactataggaaagagaactccactctcaacactgcagaggtgtatagagctctataggaaagagaactccacactgcagagctgtatagaggactataggaaagagaactccactctcaacactgcagaggtgtatagagctctataggaaagagaactccactctcaacactgcagagctgtatagagctctataggaaagagaactccactctcaacactgcagagctgtacagagctctataggaaagagaactcaacactgcagagctgtatagaggtctataggaaagagaactccactctcaacactgcagagctgtatagaggactataggaaagagaactccactctcaacactgcagagttgtacagagctctataggaaagagaactcaacactgcagagctgtatagaggactataggaaagagaactccactctcaacactgcagagctgtatggaggtctataggaaagagatctcaacactgcagagctgtatagaggactataggaaagagaactcaactctcaacactgcagagctgtatagaggactataggaaagagaactccacttccaacactgcagagctgtacagagctctataggaaagagaactcaacactgcagagctgtatagaggactataggaaagagaactccactctcaacactgcagagctgtatagaggtctataggaaagagaactccactctcaacactgcagagctgtatagagctctataggaaagagaactccactctcaacactgcagagctgtatggaggtctataggaaagagaactccactctcaacactgcagagctgtatagag
This genomic interval from Acipenser ruthenus unplaced genomic scaffold, fAciRut3.2 maternal haplotype, whole genome shotgun sequence contains the following:
- the LOC117966106 gene encoding LOW QUALITY PROTEIN: zinc finger MIZ domain-containing protein 2-like (The sequence of the model RefSeq protein was modified relative to this genomic sequence to represent the inferred CDS: deleted 2 bases in 2 codons), whose amino-acid sequence is MNSMNPMKPSLPPTPHSDGSYTYDPVSWQQGANQPPGSLSVVTTVWGVTNSSPSQVLGNPMGPGGNSGGSHMLPGSSPGMNSPQFMGQQGYPEHVPNKGYLQHNMYSRGGYPTSQGYGGGSYPGGPSGPGSMGHQQHGSRPPSDFTQAAAAAAVAAAAATATATATATVAALQEKQNQELGQYGPMGGPSSYSSQFMPHSGPRGPPGMAGGMGHAGMAAMGMGPSRPPSMGPMYAAAQGQRLPQHPGYPGPPQGQQMGPRGQQGLKRTYSTEGYPAPQYGAGPGNAVPYPSQPVQYHSTPPQRSAPSPSYPGHRIPLQQGQYQPGPPNPAQYYKSADHFNGQGGSLAGGGGGYSSFTQQPASGPGRAMPGYPSSPLPGNPTPPMTPGSNMAPYMSPGQDVKSPFLPDLKPNINALPPPAPPSGNPSDDLRLTFPVRDGVVLEPFRLEHNLAVSNHVFQLRDSVYKTLMLRPDLELQFKCYHHEDRQMNTNWPSSVQVSVNATPLSIERGDNKTSHKPLYLKQVCQPGRNTIQITVTACCCSHLFVLQLVHRPSVRSVLQGLMKKRLLPAEHCITKIKRNFSNGTIPGTPGLNGEDGVEQTAIKVSLKCPITFRRIQLPARGHDCRHIQCFDLESYLQLNCERGTWRCPVCNKTALLEGLEVDQYMLGILIYIQNSDFEEITIDPACSWKPVPIKPDIKEDPDGPAPKCCRTMSPSHMILPNVMEMIAALGPGSSPYPGLPAGGSGATPDYPGQNSGYPSQPGFTDFPPGAPLPLGEFAPGPPPLSYQSDLPSGLLTTEKPGSHTMPGQMSHPGRMDQSHNALQQQQHHQGLQGNPHLGNQAPPLHSRNPSQNARLQQVAGGTGPHGHSEGSFGPGPGMGGAGEVPEPSLDLLPELTNPDELLSYLGPPDLPSNSSEDLLSLFENN